The following are encoded in a window of Caldicellulosiruptor danielii genomic DNA:
- a CDS encoding TIGR02680 family protein, protein MSKERRWVLSRAGVFNYWYYDEEYFDFYDGRMLIRGPNGSGKSVTMQSFITLLLDGNYHPSRLDSFGSNARKLEDYVLGEQDISGKNESTAYLFLEFKKENIFVSIGMGMRAKRGSGVDCWYFVLTDNRRFGIDIFFYEKIGEQKIPLTRRKFENLIGSGGRVFTSRRDYMQEVNKVLFGFENVEDFENLIDLIIRVRAPKLSRDIKPDRICGILQESLPALSESDLRSLSESIENMDKIQTELKNLEAIQSCLEKIKRAYDEYNRFLMYQRVSELIESNKKLTKAKEKCEMLSKELQKLTDMESELRNSLDSIEKEEQALKFRLESIKESDIFKLQQKLIELNAEIEDLETQKTLKLSSLNDHMQRLSQADADIKHTKHQLLNSQNLIKDYVQQSKKLLESLNMQRFSDVLDIFEKDEQKSLDILKSELTNFITEVEKALKNYDALQDVQKDLDNQLKRLDQSKIQLQKCQDELNFLILQLEDAKNILKSRIKSYFEQNQVLKAEADDITLMFQLINTISQKGEYEGVKKILNDVYGRHYLSISDNLRKIEFEVNLLKERIKDRKQKIEEIQSQKDEFIPSSEKQKKVRQRLLEKGVPFVPFYMAVDFKPGTDERLKAVIEDALFELGVLNALIVPEKYKNEIDELLEDEKEVVLFPKPAYFSHTLNEYLEVANFENADVLRQEVAAAIDSIHINPVDDGIYVCEDGRFGNGILKGKTTTHEQARYIGIENRRRYKQMLILQLEEEIQSLAKELEEKKAEANFLKSRLEVLELEKKNFPTSADLDTAFDMINGVERNISKLQIEIEALEERIKELTNKQNLLKYEISLIATKLSVPALKEVFAKAKQDASALSNLLLRLETEAIHKQEIEKTHQSLNRLYEQIKESVDTLNGDVHRISEKLEVLNLQKEEIEKRLSSEDAQRLFDEQRRAFERLENIPAERKRLNEKLFEVTSQKAAAEQKLEFLKQDLESIESEYELAMSSFKIELGFGFVFKGVEFEDEQKLIEFAKSKEEILKEYSQKDFSSILQRLMSIHYTTQIQLAEFGANLVDWKDDRTTYKRYLWTCRKEGRFLSLYQFIDEIEMEIAEKKNLITESERELFEDVLAKNIGFKISRKIMLAQDWVKKMNELMANLSTSSGLTFRLSWEQKRQEAEDELSTGELVKLLSKDPLAATDEDRNKIAMHFRSRIEKAKKYQDDPENFATLYEIIKEVLDYRQWFEFRLYYQKVGESRKELTNNAFDRFSGGEKALSIYVPLFAALCAKYESAASFAPRIIALDEAFAGVDENNIENMFDLIEKLEFDYIMNSQVLWGDYKTVPGLCIYELLRENNQPSVLKVKYIWNGYKKVLVEV, encoded by the coding sequence ATGAGCAAGGAACGCAGGTGGGTGCTATCCCGAGCAGGTGTTTTTAACTACTGGTACTATGATGAAGAGTATTTTGACTTTTATGATGGAAGGATGCTGATTCGCGGTCCAAACGGGTCTGGAAAGTCTGTCACAATGCAGAGTTTCATAACCCTTCTTTTGGACGGCAACTATCATCCATCGAGACTTGACTCTTTCGGGTCAAACGCGAGAAAGCTTGAGGACTATGTATTGGGCGAACAGGATATCTCAGGGAAGAATGAGTCGACAGCATACCTTTTTCTGGAGTTCAAAAAGGAAAACATATTTGTTTCAATAGGTATGGGTATGAGAGCAAAAAGGGGCTCAGGTGTTGACTGCTGGTATTTTGTCCTGACAGACAACAGAAGGTTTGGAATTGATATATTCTTCTATGAAAAGATAGGCGAACAGAAGATTCCACTCACGAGAAGAAAGTTTGAGAACCTGATTGGCAGTGGTGGCAGGGTTTTCACAAGCAGAAGAGATTATATGCAAGAGGTAAACAAGGTCCTGTTTGGGTTTGAAAACGTGGAAGACTTTGAGAACCTGATTGATTTGATAATCCGTGTAAGAGCGCCGAAACTTTCAAGGGATATAAAGCCAGACAGGATATGCGGTATTTTGCAAGAGTCGCTTCCTGCACTGTCCGAAAGTGACCTTCGCAGCCTTTCAGAGTCGATTGAAAACATGGACAAAATCCAGACAGAGCTTAAAAACTTAGAGGCAATCCAATCTTGCCTTGAAAAGATAAAAAGAGCGTATGATGAGTACAACAGATTTTTAATGTACCAGAGAGTTTCTGAGCTGATAGAATCGAATAAAAAACTGACAAAGGCAAAAGAAAAGTGTGAGATGCTCTCAAAAGAGCTTCAAAAACTCACAGATATGGAATCAGAGCTGAGAAATAGTCTTGACAGTATTGAAAAGGAAGAACAGGCGCTGAAGTTCAGGCTTGAGAGCATAAAAGAGAGTGATATATTTAAGCTTCAGCAAAAGCTTATCGAGCTAAATGCTGAAATTGAGGATTTGGAAACTCAAAAAACTTTAAAACTTTCAAGTTTAAATGACCACATGCAAAGGCTTTCTCAGGCAGATGCTGACATAAAGCACACAAAACACCAGCTTTTGAATTCTCAGAATTTGATAAAGGACTATGTTCAGCAGAGTAAAAAGCTGCTTGAGAGTTTGAATATGCAAAGGTTTTCGGATGTACTTGATATTTTTGAGAAAGATGAGCAAAAGAGTTTGGACATTCTAAAATCTGAGCTAACAAACTTCATAACTGAAGTGGAAAAGGCTCTTAAAAACTATGATGCCCTGCAGGATGTGCAAAAAGACCTGGATAACCAGCTGAAAAGACTAGATCAGAGCAAAATTCAGCTTCAAAAGTGCCAGGATGAGTTAAATTTTTTAATTCTTCAGCTTGAAGATGCGAAAAACATTCTAAAAAGCAGGATCAAGAGCTATTTTGAACAAAATCAAGTATTAAAAGCAGAGGCTGATGATATAACTTTGATGTTTCAGCTGATAAACACAATATCGCAAAAGGGCGAGTATGAAGGTGTAAAGAAGATTTTGAATGATGTGTATGGCAGACATTATCTGTCAATCTCAGACAACTTGCGAAAGATCGAGTTTGAAGTGAATCTACTCAAAGAGAGAATTAAAGACAGAAAGCAAAAAATTGAGGAGATTCAGAGCCAGAAAGACGAGTTTATACCATCTTCAGAGAAACAAAAGAAGGTAAGACAGAGACTTTTAGAAAAAGGTGTGCCGTTTGTGCCTTTTTACATGGCAGTTGACTTTAAACCGGGCACAGATGAGAGATTAAAAGCTGTGATTGAGGATGCACTTTTTGAGCTTGGAGTTTTAAATGCCCTTATTGTTCCAGAAAAGTACAAAAATGAAATTGATGAACTTCTGGAGGATGAAAAGGAAGTTGTGCTTTTTCCAAAGCCGGCATACTTTTCTCACACACTAAATGAGTATCTTGAGGTTGCAAACTTTGAAAATGCAGATGTTTTGAGACAGGAGGTTGCAGCTGCAATTGACAGTATCCATATAAATCCTGTAGATGATGGAATATATGTGTGTGAAGATGGGCGGTTTGGAAATGGCATATTGAAAGGGAAGACAACCACACATGAACAGGCAAGGTATATAGGCATTGAGAACAGGCGAAGATACAAACAAATGCTAATTTTGCAGCTTGAAGAGGAGATTCAAAGTCTTGCAAAAGAGCTGGAAGAAAAGAAAGCTGAGGCCAATTTTCTAAAATCCCGGCTTGAGGTTTTAGAGCTTGAAAAGAAAAACTTTCCGACATCTGCAGACTTAGACACTGCCTTTGACATGATAAATGGGGTTGAGAGGAATATTTCAAAGCTTCAGATTGAGATTGAAGCTCTTGAAGAGAGAATAAAAGAGCTGACAAATAAGCAAAATCTACTGAAATATGAAATTTCACTGATTGCAACAAAGCTGTCAGTGCCGGCTTTAAAAGAGGTTTTTGCAAAAGCAAAACAGGACGCAAGTGCGCTGTCGAACTTACTTTTGAGACTTGAGACTGAGGCGATACATAAGCAGGAAATTGAAAAGACGCACCAGAGTCTGAACAGGTTATATGAACAGATTAAAGAAAGTGTAGATACTTTAAATGGCGATGTTCACAGGATTTCTGAAAAGTTGGAGGTTTTGAATCTTCAGAAAGAGGAGATTGAAAAAAGGCTTTCGAGCGAGGATGCTCAGAGACTTTTTGACGAGCAGAGAAGAGCATTTGAGAGGCTTGAGAACATCCCGGCTGAGAGAAAAAGACTTAATGAAAAGCTTTTTGAGGTGACTTCCCAAAAAGCAGCAGCTGAACAGAAGCTTGAGTTTTTAAAACAGGATCTTGAGTCAATTGAAAGTGAATACGAATTGGCTATGTCCTCTTTTAAGATAGAGCTTGGATTTGGCTTTGTTTTCAAAGGGGTAGAATTTGAAGATGAGCAAAAGCTTATAGAGTTTGCAAAGTCAAAGGAAGAAATTCTTAAAGAGTATTCTCAGAAGGATTTTTCTTCGATACTTCAGAGGCTTATGTCCATCCATTACACAACACAGATCCAGCTTGCAGAGTTTGGAGCAAACCTTGTTGATTGGAAGGACGACAGAACAACCTACAAAAGGTATTTGTGGACCTGCAGGAAAGAGGGGAGATTTCTTTCGCTTTACCAGTTTATAGATGAAATTGAAATGGAAATTGCTGAGAAAAAGAACTTGATAACAGAGAGCGAAAGAGAGCTTTTTGAAGATGTTCTGGCAAAGAATATAGGCTTTAAGATATCAAGGAAAATCATGCTTGCCCAGGATTGGGTAAAGAAAATGAACGAGCTTATGGCAAATTTGTCTACATCAAGCGGTCTTACATTCCGGCTTTCATGGGAGCAGAAAAGACAGGAGGCAGAGGATGAGCTTTCTACAGGTGAGCTGGTAAAGCTTTTGAGCAAGGACCCTCTTGCCGCAACAGATGAAGACAGAAACAAGATTGCAATGCATTTTAGGTCGCGCATAGAAAAAGCAAAAAAGTACCAAGACGACCCAGAAAACTTTGCAACGCTCTATGAGATAATCAAAGAGGTTCTTGATTACAGGCAGTGGTTTGAGTTCAGGCTCTACTACCAGAAGGTAGGGGAAAGCAGAAAAGAGCTTACAAACAATGCATTTGACAGGTTCTCTGGTGGTGAGAAAGCACTTTCCATCTACGTTCCACTGTTTGCGGCACTGTGCGCAAAATATGAGAGCGCTGCGAGTTTTGCACCGAGAATAATTGCACTTGATGAGGCATTTGCTGGTGTTGATGAGAACAACATTGAAAACATGTTTGATCTGATTGAAAAGCTTGAATTTGACTATATAATGAACTCTCAGGTTCTGTGGGGCGATTACAAAACAGTGCCAGGACTTTGCATATACGAGCTTTTGAGAGAGAACAATCAGCCATCTGTGTTAAAAGTAAAGTATATCTGGAATGGATACAAGAAGGTGCTGGTTGAGGTATGA
- a CDS encoding TIGR02679 domain-containing protein, whose translation MTEDRIFYECVKYFSQKGFKRALELIYQKYRSLGRFSGKIILENPTEEEKEVLSRYLRRVLRGDRLVIDVKEFAVTKFQDTKFSGVDFKSVLSAVLKKEVITKKEEKYLESERVLKFFESLSEYFEADENAAEVLDAFRENFKWFESYYKKYSQKEFLEMMKKIIEAILKRPQSPETLAIFATRTTGNPHFFDHDKDAGKIFLKLLSILSKREYPQNAEEKSELLFDNNILIDELSNWCLLYNIGGYVEDGKEDEGLRCFGSQKKPLILPLYTIKDYKGFFAYSKNLVIVENPAVFSAIVQKVPEVSAVCTNGHLRLSCRIVIESIAKTNIELLYSGDFDPEGLLIADRVIQNFGAKPLCMDESHYLLALSQNKIDERRLEMLKNVKSAQLQSVCRKMKELQLAGYQERIVDRIIEELQS comes from the coding sequence ATGACAGAAGATAGGATTTTTTATGAGTGTGTTAAGTACTTTTCGCAAAAAGGCTTTAAGCGTGCGCTGGAGCTTATTTACCAAAAGTACAGGTCTTTGGGGAGATTTTCTGGCAAGATTATTCTGGAAAATCCGACTGAAGAGGAAAAAGAGGTTTTGTCGCGGTATCTTAGAAGGGTTTTGAGAGGCGACAGGCTTGTCATTGATGTGAAAGAGTTTGCAGTGACAAAGTTTCAGGACACTAAGTTCTCAGGGGTTGATTTTAAAAGCGTTCTGTCAGCAGTTTTAAAAAAAGAGGTTATCACCAAAAAAGAAGAAAAGTATCTGGAAAGTGAAAGGGTGTTGAAGTTTTTTGAAAGTTTGTCGGAGTATTTTGAGGCTGATGAAAACGCCGCAGAGGTTTTGGATGCTTTCAGGGAAAATTTCAAATGGTTTGAAAGCTATTACAAAAAGTATTCGCAGAAAGAGTTTTTGGAGATGATGAAAAAAATCATAGAAGCGATTTTAAAAAGACCGCAGAGCCCTGAGACTCTGGCTATTTTTGCAACAAGGACCACGGGAAACCCCCACTTTTTTGACCATGATAAAGACGCAGGGAAGATATTTTTGAAGCTTTTGAGCATTTTAAGCAAAAGAGAGTATCCACAGAATGCAGAGGAAAAATCAGAACTGCTTTTTGATAACAACATCTTGATTGATGAGCTTTCAAACTGGTGTCTTTTGTACAACATTGGCGGGTATGTTGAAGATGGAAAAGAGGATGAAGGGCTCAGGTGCTTTGGCAGCCAGAAAAAGCCACTGATTTTACCGCTTTATACTATAAAGGATTATAAAGGGTTTTTTGCATACTCCAAAAACCTTGTGATTGTTGAGAACCCCGCTGTGTTTTCTGCCATTGTGCAAAAAGTCCCTGAGGTTTCTGCTGTGTGCACAAACGGGCATTTGAGGCTTTCCTGCAGGATAGTAATTGAAAGCATAGCAAAAACAAATATTGAGCTGCTTTACTCGGGCGACTTTGACCCGGAGGGGCTTTTGATTGCAGACAGGGTAATTCAAAACTTTGGAGCAAAGCCACTTTGCATGGACGAAAGCCACTATCTTCTGGCACTATCTCAAAATAAGATTGATGAAAGGCGCCTTGAGATGCTTAAAAATGTTAAATCTGCTCAGCTTCAAAGCGTCTGCCGGAAGATGAAAGAGCTTCAGCTTGCCGGGTATCAGGAGAGGATTGTGGATAGGATTATTGAAGAGTTGCAAAGTTAA
- a CDS encoding GNAT family N-acetyltransferase encodes MSYIRLAKIEDAAIMSRIHALAWKEAYKGLIPQEYLNGISEDRWIKPFIEALSNKLHEAAIINNGETDTGCVCFGKSRDGEAGYGEIISIYVLPAYWSTGQGYELMNFALNRLKKQNFDYCHLWVLEGNTRALNFYEKYGFRSDNKVRIINIAGVNLRELRYSIKL; translated from the coding sequence TTGAGTTATATAAGGTTAGCTAAAATTGAAGATGCAGCTATTATGAGTAGAATACACGCTTTAGCGTGGAAAGAAGCTTATAAAGGTTTGATACCGCAAGAATATCTAAATGGGATTTCGGAAGATAGGTGGATCAAACCATTTATTGAGGCCTTATCTAACAAATTGCATGAAGCGGCTATAATAAATAACGGAGAAACTGATACTGGATGTGTTTGTTTTGGTAAATCGCGTGATGGAGAAGCTGGATATGGAGAGATCATATCTATATATGTTTTACCAGCATATTGGTCAACCGGGCAAGGTTATGAATTAATGAATTTTGCTTTAAATAGATTGAAAAAGCAAAATTTTGATTATTGTCACCTTTGGGTTTTGGAAGGTAATACGAGAGCTTTGAATTTTTACGAAAAGTATGGGTTCAGAAGTGATAATAAAGTAAGAATAATTAATATTGCAGGGGTAAATTTGAGAGAATTAAGGTATTCTATTAAATTATAG